A stretch of Rhinoderma darwinii isolate aRhiDar2 chromosome 4, aRhiDar2.hap1, whole genome shotgun sequence DNA encodes these proteins:
- the FAM98A gene encoding protein FAM98A, translated as MYRGLLSDIKYPLCSPPLAVTSSVPAAVVRAFLEQLSSLCNTSSADAMDCDTMENDILEALEDLGYKGSLMDEGALIPAATQGALSPEYTKLCAWLVAELRLFCKLEENVEATNSPAEAEGFQLEMSGLLTEMICPYVCLTSGDVSKRLLDKTNCLLLLTYLISELEAARMLCVNIPAKQELDGGSEVFKELKTVCMSLGMSKPPANITMFQFFSGIEKKVKETLAKVPPNHMGKPLLSKTLGPSHWEKIEAINQAIANEYEVRRKMLVKRLEVTVQSFGWSDRAKNQSEKLAKVYQPKRAALSSKSSITVAHLLAARHDLSKILRTSSGSIREKTACAINKILMGRVPDRGGRPNEIEPPPPEMPPWQKRQDGPPQGGRGGGRGGYEQSYSGRGGYEHGGGRGGYEHGGGRGGYEHGGGRGSYEHGGGRGGYEHGGGRGGYESGGRGGGRGGYDQGGNRGGRGNKVQGGWTDGGSSNTGHYQDSGYRDSGIQTGGYQGGGGHQGGGYQGGGYSGYQGSSYSGGGFQGGGYQQDNRYQDGGHQNDRGGGRAGGRGGRVSRGGRGGQGGGWGGRGAQSYNQGGQFEQHFQHGGYQYNQSGFGQGRHYTT; from the exons ATGTACCGCGGTCTCCTATCAGACATCAAATATCCATTGTGCTCCCCTCCCTTGGCGGTCACATCGTCTGTCCCGGCCGCTGTCGTCCGTGCGTTCCTGGAACAGCTGTCCTCATTGTGCAACACAAGTTCTGCTGACGCCATGGACTGTGATACCATGGAGAATGACATTCTGGAGGCACTGGAAGATTTAGG GTACAAAGGATCCTTGATGGATGAGGGAGCCTTGATCCCGGCTGCCACTCAAGGAGCTCTATCCCCAGAATACACCAAGCTCTGTGCATGGCTTGTAGCAGAGTTAAGATTGTTCTGCAAATTGGAAGAGAATGTAGAAGCAACTAATA GCCCCGCTGAAGCAGAAGGTTTTCAGTTAGAAATGAGTGGTCTATTAACGGAGATGATCTGCCCATATGTGTGTTTGACATCTGGAGACGTCTCCAAACGTCTTCTTGATAAGACAAACTGCCTACTCCTACTAA CGTATTTGATATCGGAACTTGAAGCTGCAAGAATGTTGTGTGTAAATATTCCAGCGAAACAAGAGCTAGATGGCGGCAGTGAGGTATTCAAGGAGCTCAAGACTGTATGCATGTCTCTGGGAATGTCCAAACCTCCAGCCAATATAACCATGTTCCAGTTTTTcagtggaattgaaaaaaaa gtAAAAGAAACTTTAGCAAAAGTGCCACCTAATCATATGGGAAAGCCTCTCCTAAGCAAGACATTGGGGCCATCTCACTGG gagaaaattgaaGCAATTAATCAAGCCATAGCCAATGAATATGAGGTCCGGAGGAAAATGTTAGTCAAACGTCTGGAGGTGACTGTTCAATCTTTTGGCTGGTCAGACAGGGCGAAG AATCAGTCTGAAAAGCTGGCAAAGGTTTACCAGCCAAAGCGTGCGGCCTTGTCAAGTAAAAGCTCCATTACGGTGGCACACCTTTTGGCAGCTCGGCATGATCTTTCAAAAATCTTGAGAACTAGCAGTGGTTCAATCAGGGAAAAGACTGCTTGTGCCATTAATAAG ATATTAATGGGTAGAGTTCCTGATCGAGGGGGCCGACCGAATGAAATAGAGCCTCCTCCCCCAGAGATGCCTCCTTGGCAGAAGAGACAAGATGGTCCCCCACAAGGTGGTAGAGGTGGAGGACGAGGTGGTTATGAACAGTCTTACAGTGGCCGAGGCGGATATGAACATGGTGGTGGCCGAGGCGGCTATGAACATGGTGGTGGCCGAGGCGGCTATGAACATGGTGGTGGCCGAGGCAGCTATGAACATGGTGGTGGCCGAGGCGGCTATGAACATGGTGGCGGTAGAGGTGGCTATGAAAGTGGTGGTCGGGGTGGAGGACGTGGAGGCTATGATCAAGGTGGTAACAGAGGTGGTAGAGGAAACAAAGTTCAAGGAGGCTGGACAGATGGTGGCAGCAGTAATACTGGACACTATCAAGATAGTGGCTATAGAGATTCTGGAATTCAAACTGGGGGCTATCAAGGAGGCGGTGGACACCAAGGTGGTGGTTACCAAGGAGGAGGATATAGTGGTTACCAAGGCTCATCCTACTCTGGAGGTGGATTTCAGGGTGGAGGCTATCAACAAGACAACAGATATCAAGATGGTGGCCATCAGAATGACCGAGGGGGTGGCCGTGCAGGTGGCAGAGGGGGGCGGGTTAGCCGTGGTGGAAGAGGAGGACAGGGTGGTGGTTGGGGTGGTCGTGGAGCACAGAGCTATAACCAAGGAGGTCAATTTGAGCAGCACTTTCAACATGGAGGTTATCAATATAATCAATCTGGTTTTGGACAAGGAAGGCACTATACCACTTGA